In Quercus robur chromosome 11, dhQueRobu3.1, whole genome shotgun sequence, the following proteins share a genomic window:
- the LOC126705916 gene encoding cysteine-rich repeat secretory protein 38-like: protein MSSLHFTFSIYLLTFALFLQTIFGDIPLYNICSSSENFTTNDQYESNLRKLLGNLNYQTPSLGFALGSVGWYQYRTYGIALCRGDVAAADCKACVNDASNEIHKLCPFDKGAIIWYDNCLLKYSNKDFLGQIDNENWFFMSNVQNVSEPTIFNQKTRELLSQLAKDASFTTKKYAVGELELGKSTKLYGLAQCTWDLSTVECLQCLDDAIGQLPTCCDGKEGGRVIGGSCNIRYEIYPFVSA from the coding sequence ATGTCTTCCTTACATTTCACCTTCTCAATCTACCTGCTAACCTTTGCTCTCTTTCTCCAAACTATTTTTGGAGACATCCCTCTTTACAATATCTGTTCAAGCTCTGAGAACTTCACCACAAATGACCAATATGAATCAAATCTAAGAAAGCTCTTAGGTAATCTTAACTACCAAACCCCTTCCCTTGGTTTTGCTCTTGGTTCAGTTGGTTGGTACCAATACCGAACTTATGGGATTGCTCTTTGTCGTGGAGACGTTGCAGCCGCAGACTGCAAGGCGTGTGTTAATGATGCCAGCAATGAAATTCACAAACTTTGCCCATTCGATAAAGGTGCGATTATATGGTACGATAATTGTCTTTTGAAGTACTCAAACAAGGATTTCTTGGGTCAAATTGATAATGAAAACTGGTTCTTCATGTCGAATGTGCAAAATGTGAGTGAGCCAACTATATTTAACCAAAAGACTAGGGAGTTACTGAGCCAACTAGCCAAGGATGCATCTTTCACCACAAAAAAGTATGCAGTAGGAGAGCTAGAGCTGGGAAAATCAACCAAACTCTATGGCTTGGCTCAATGCACATGGGACCTTTCTACCGTTGAATGTTTGCAGTGTCTTGATGATGCAATTGGTCAACTTCCAACTTGTTGTGATGGGAAAGAAGGAGGGAGAGTTATTGGTGGGAGTTGCAACATAAGATATGAGATTTACCCGTTTGTTAGTGCTTAA